From Mustela erminea isolate mMusErm1 chromosome 1, mMusErm1.Pri, whole genome shotgun sequence, a single genomic window includes:
- the EEF2 gene encoding elongation factor 2, with protein sequence MVNFTVDQIRAIMDKKANIRNMSVIAHVDHGKSTLTDSLVCKAGIIASARAGETRFTDTRKDEQERCITIKSTAISLFYELSENDLNFIKQSKDGSGFLINLIDSPGHVDFSSEVTAALRVTDGALVVVDCVSGVCVQTETVLRQAIAERIKPVLMMNKMDRALLELQLEPEELYQTFQRIVENVNVIISTYGEGESGPMGNIMIDPVLGTVGFGSGLHGWAFTLKQFAEMYVAKFAAKGEGQLGPAERAKKVEDMMKKLWGDRYFDPANGKFSKSATSPDGKKLPRTFCQLILDPIFKVFDAIMNFKKEETAKLIEKLDIKLDSEDKDKEGKPLLKAVMRRWLPAGDALLQMITIHLPSPVTAQKYRCELLYEGPPDDEAAMGIKSCDPKGPLMMYISKMVPTSDKGRFYAFGRVFSGLVSTGLKVRIMGPNYTPGKKEDLYLKPIQRTILMMGRYVEPIEDVPCGNIVGLVGVDQFLVKTGTITTFEHAHNMRVMKFSVSPVVRVAVEAKNPADLPKLVEGLKRLAKSDPMVQCIIEESGEHIIAGAGELHLEICLKDLEEDHACIPIKKSDPVVSYRETVSEESNVLCLSKSPNKHNRLYMKARPFPDGLAEDIDKGEVSARQELKQRARYLAEKYEWDVAEARKIWCFGPDGTGPNVLTDITKGVQYLNEIKDSVVAGFQWATKEGALCEENMRGVRFDVHDVTLHADAIHRGGGQIIPTARRCLYASVLTAQPRLMEPIYLVEIQCPEQVVGGIYGVLNRKRGHVFEESQVAGTPMFVVKAYLPVNESFGFTADLRSNTGGQAFPQCVFDHWQILPGDPFDNTSRPSQVVAETRKRKGLKEGIPALDNFLDKL encoded by the exons ATG gtGAACTTCACGGTAGACCAGATCCGGGCCATCATGGACAAGAAGGCCAACATCCGCAACATGTCCGTCATCGCCCACGTGGACCACGGCAAGTCCACGCTGACGGACTCGCTGGTGTGCAAGGCCGGCATCATCGCCTCCGCCCGCGCTGGGGAGACCCGCTTCACCGACACGCGGAAGGACGAGCAGGAGCGCTGCATCACCATCAAATCCAC GGCTATCTCCCTCTTCTATGAGCTCTCGGAGAACGACTTGAACTTTATCAAGCAGAGCAAGGACGGCTCCGGCTTTCTCATCAACCTCATCGATTCCCCTGGGCATGTGGACTTCTCCTCGGAGGTGACTGCCGCCCTCCGTGTCACCGACGGTGCCTTGGTGGTGGTGGACTGTGTGTCTG GTGTGTGCGTGCAGACGGAGACGGTGCTGCGGCAGGCCATCGCCGAGCGCATCAAGCCTGTGCTGATGATGAACAAGATGGACCGGGCTCTGCTGGAGCTGCAGCTGGAGCCCGAGGAGCTCTACCAGACCTTCCAGCGCATCGTGGAGAACGTCAACGTCATCATTTCCACCTACGGGGAGGGCGAGAGCGGGCCCATGGGCAACATCATG ATCGACCCTGTACTTGGGACTGTCGGCTTTGGGTCTGGGCTCCACGGTTGGGCCTTTACCTTGAAGCAGTTTGCAGAGATGTATGTGGCCAAATTTGCTGCCAAGGGCGAGGGCCAGCTGGGGCCTGCTGAGCGGGCCAAGAAAGTGGAGGACATGATGAAGAAGCTGTGGGGTGACCG GTATTTTGATCCCGCCAATGGCAAATTCAGCAAGTCGGCCACCAGCCCCGATGGGAAGAAGCTACCACGGACGTTCTGTCAGCTCATCTTAGACCCTATTTTCAAG GTGTTTGATGCGATCATGAATTTCAAGAAAGAGGAGACAGCAAAGCTGATTGAAAAGCTGGACATCAAGCTCGACAGcgaagacaaagacaaagaaggcAAACCGCTTCTGAAG GCTGTGATGCGCCGCTGGCTTCCCGCTGGGGACGCTTTGCTGCAGATGATCACCATCCACCTGCCTTCCCCCGTGACGGCCCAGAAGTACCGCTGTGAGCTCTTGTACGAGGGGCCCCCGGACGACGAGGCAGCCATGG GCATTAAAAGCTGTGATCCCAAAGGTCCTCTCATGATGTACATTTCCAAAATGGTGCCGACCTCCGACAAAGGTCGCTTCTATGCCTTCGGTCGTGTGTTCTCGGGGCTGGTGTCCACTGGCTTGAAGGTCAGGATCATGGGGCCCAACTACACCCCTGGGAAGAAGGAGGACCTGTACCTGAAACCTATCCAGAG GACAATCCTGATGATGGGCCGTTATGTGGAGCCCATTGAAGATGTGCCTTGTGGGAACATTGTGGGGCTGGTGGGCGTGGACCAGTTCCTGGTGAAGACCGGCACCATCACCACGTTCGAGCACGCGCACAACATGCGGGTGATGAAGTTCAGTGTGAGCCCAGTCGTCCGCGTGGCTGTGGAGGCCAAGAACCCGGCCGATCTTCCCAAGCTCGTGGAGGGTCTGAAGCGGCTGGCCAAGTCCGACCCCATGGTGCAG TGCATCATTGAGGAGTCCGGGGAGCACATCATCGCGGGGGCTGGGGAGCTGCACCTGGAGATCTGTCTGAAGGACCTGGAGGAGGACCACGCGTGCATTCCCATCAAG AAATCGGACCCCGTAGTCTCCTACCGCGAGACCGTCAGTGAGGAGTCAAATGTGCTCTGCCTGTCAAAGTCCCCCAATAAGCACAACCGGCTGTACATGAAGGCACGACCCTTCCCTGATGGCCTGGCCGAGGATATTGACAAGGGCGAAGTGTCTGCCCGCCAGGAACTCAAGCAGCGGGCCCGCTATCTGGCCGAGAAGTATGAGTGGGATGTGGCTGAAGCCCGTAAGATCTGGTGCTTTGGGCCCGACGGCACCGGCCCCAACGTCCTCACTGACATCACCAAGGGTGTGCAGTACCTCAACGAGATCAAGGACAGCGTGGTGGCTGGCTTCCAGTGGGCCACCAAAGAG GGGGCTCTGTGCGAGGAGAACATGCGTGGTGTGCGCTTCGATGTCCATGATGTGACCCTGCACGCGGACGCCATCCACCGCGGGGGTGGCCAGATCATCCCCACTGCCCGCCGCTGCCTCTACGCCAGCGTGCTGACCGCCCAGCCCCGGCTTATGGAGCCCATCTACCTGGTGGAGATTCAG TGTCCGGAACAAGTGGTTGGTGGCATCTACGGTGTCCTGAACAGGAAGCGGGGTCACGTCTTTGAGGAGTCCCAGGTGGCCGGCACCCCCATGTTTGTTGTGAAGGCCTATCTGCCCGTCAATGAGTCCTTCG GCTTCACTGCTGACCTGAGGTCCAACACTGGCGGCCAGGCCTTCCCCCAGTGCGTTTTTGACCACTGGCAGATCCTTCCTGGGGATCCCTTCGACAACACCAGCCGCCCCAGCCAGGTGGTGGCCGAAACACGCAAGCGCAAAGGCCTGAAGGAAGGCATCCCGGCCCTGGACAACTTCCTGGACAAATTGTAG